The Mycoplasma nasistruthionis genome contains a region encoding:
- the lgt gene encoding prolipoprotein diacylglyceryl transferase produces the protein MGTSQPVFPSYVPDVAIKEGTSTILFSVGSYQMHLYSLMIMFGFIFSILTVLFYWHRNKWDSNVLMILIMITVPAGIFGGRLGFVIERLIYNPENPFPGSAWYKIWEGGMSIQGGVILAGSLDAFYLWTQRSKIDLRKAFNIILPAVLVGQFVGRFGNYANHEVYGRIDWSGASALAFGKTFADNMFISDAATDALGLNGAYRYPLFLYEGLSNLAGYILLCWVFNFFGLFKPGAIGPMYLIWYGLTRASMEPLREESFGLYSSVAWIFMGLGALMFIYFQFFARFKYIRTWQKYRFVYEYADPEYYDNYVRNSSPKMLAIRLSKFVSKLYYEGKTLLIKK, from the coding sequence TTAAAGAAGGTACTTCAACAATTTTATTCAGTGTTGGTAGCTATCAGATGCACCTGTATTCACTGATGATTATGTTTGGGTTTATTTTCTCTATCTTGACAGTTTTATTTTATTGACATCGTAATAAATGAGACAGTAATGTTTTAATGATTTTAATCATGATTACAGTTCCAGCAGGGATTTTTGGTGGTCGTTTAGGATTTGTTATCGAAAGATTAATATACAATCCAGAAAATCCATTCCCAGGTTCCGCCTGATATAAGATATGAGAAGGTGGGATGTCAATTCAAGGTGGTGTTATTTTAGCAGGTAGCTTGGATGCATTTTATTTATGAACCCAGAGATCAAAAATTGACTTAAGAAAAGCATTTAATATAATTTTACCAGCCGTTTTAGTTGGACAATTTGTCGGACGTTTTGGAAACTATGCTAACCATGAAGTTTATGGAAGAATTGACTGAAGCGGAGCAAGCGCTCTTGCATTTGGTAAAACATTTGCGGATAACATGTTTATTAGTGATGCCGCTACTGATGCTTTAGGATTAAATGGTGCTTATAGATACCCATTATTCCTATATGAAGGACTTTCAAACTTAGCAGGATATATCTTATTATGTTGAGTATTTAACTTCTTTGGATTATTCAAACCAGGAGCAATTGGTCCAATGTATTTAATTTGATATGGATTAACCAGAGCATCTATGGAACCGCTTAGAGAAGAATCATTTGGACTATATTCAAGTGTTGCATGAATCTTTATGGGGTTAGGTGCATTAATGTTTATTTACTTCCAATTCTTTGCAAGATTTAAATACATCAGAACTTGACAAAAATATAGATTTGTGTATGAATATGCAGATCCAGAATACTACGATAATTATGTTAGAAACTCATCACCGAAAATGCTTGCAATTAGATTATCAAAATTTGTTTCTAAACTATATTATGAAGGTAAAACTTTATTAATTAAGAAATAA